The Endozoicomonas gorgoniicola genome contains a region encoding:
- a CDS encoding DUF4258 domain-containing protein, producing the protein MDAKKPLTIKEFPLKPKSALSIVRDLAANHTQHVRFGQHAKERMLERGVSNRQVFDVLRSRHSYITESPCQTPRGSWKFNLMGFSSGDTIELVIDVRRPEDRPGIYLVTVIVK; encoded by the coding sequence ATGGACGCTAAAAAGCCTCTCACTATAAAAGAATTTCCGCTCAAGCCGAAATCAGCTTTGTCTATTGTGCGCGATCTGGCCGCTAACCATACCCAGCATGTGCGATTTGGTCAGCACGCCAAAGAGCGAATGCTTGAGCGGGGCGTTTCTAACAGGCAAGTTTTTGATGTACTCAGGTCTCGGCATAGCTACATCACAGAGAGCCCTTGCCAAACCCCAAGGGGATCATGGAAGTTTAATCTCATGGGGTTTTCTTCTGGCGACACTATTGAGCTTGTGATTGATGTACGCAGGCCGGAAGATCGACCTGGCATTTACCTGGTAACAGTCATCGTTAAATAA
- a CDS encoding helix-turn-helix domain-containing protein, giving the protein MNTFGERLRETRKAFRKSQGQMARRVNRNPAQWSRWERGKTTPSMNELVAIHQVTGASVDWLLLGVDIGSPAHQRLLFLLLRLPDREVVKLIEWLEVRLLS; this is encoded by the coding sequence ATGAATACATTCGGCGAGAGATTGAGAGAGACAAGAAAGGCATTCCGGAAAAGCCAGGGGCAGATGGCAAGGCGGGTCAATAGGAACCCTGCCCAGTGGTCAAGATGGGAGAGGGGCAAGACCACGCCATCCATGAATGAACTGGTTGCTATTCACCAGGTTACCGGGGCTTCTGTTGACTGGCTGTTACTGGGGGTTGATATAGGGTCGCCCGCTCACCAGCGCTTGCTGTTTTTGCTTCTGAGGTTGCCAGACCGGGAGGTGGTGAAGCTGATTGAGTGGCTGGAGGTTCGGCTTTTATCGTAA
- a CDS encoding helix-turn-helix domain-containing protein, whose amino-acid sequence MNYHYTECGLSYIYLEDGYEVENIDGDTYVGIEDVDGLHRVIAKNVTEKKSTLEGQEIRFLRVEMGMSQKHLAEILGVDTQTVARWEKDQTVIPRTSDAVLRTLYLESVDTSSNVSFFLRLLAENEETAAIEQLILKAENHHWSVAI is encoded by the coding sequence ATGAATTATCACTATACAGAATGCGGATTGTCCTACATCTATCTGGAAGATGGCTATGAAGTCGAGAATATTGATGGTGATACCTATGTAGGCATCGAAGACGTAGACGGCCTGCACCGGGTTATCGCTAAAAACGTTACAGAAAAGAAAAGTACGCTGGAAGGTCAGGAAATCCGATTCCTGCGTGTCGAAATGGGTATGTCTCAAAAGCATCTGGCAGAAATTCTGGGCGTTGATACCCAGACTGTTGCCCGATGGGAAAAGGACCAGACAGTTATCCCCAGAACATCCGACGCAGTTTTACGCACACTGTATCTGGAGTCTGTTGATACAAGCAGCAACGTCAGCTTCTTTTTGAGACTGCTGGCAGAAAATGAAGAGACTGCCGCTATTGAGCAGCTAATTCTGAAAGCGGAAAATCATCACTGGTCTGTTGCTATATAA
- a CDS encoding Panacea domain-containing protein, translated as MFNDRLAAQMAAYFLLRNRGRMSVLKLMKLLYLADRESMERYGYPISYDLMVSLDHGPVLSRTLNHINDSAPSSVDGWKDWIGDRAGYEVDLRKDKITLTDLDELSKADVSVLQAVWDKFGHMHKYDLSDYTHDECPEWQDPKGSSLPLRYKDVFQALGKSPEEAEELQAEIYSKQSVDDIFASL; from the coding sequence ATGTTCAATGATCGGTTAGCAGCACAGATGGCCGCATACTTCCTGCTCAGGAACAGGGGAAGAATGTCAGTGCTGAAGTTAATGAAGCTGCTTTACCTGGCTGATCGTGAGTCAATGGAACGGTATGGATATCCGATATCCTACGACCTGATGGTTTCTCTGGATCACGGACCGGTTCTGTCTCGTACGCTAAACCATATCAACGACTCTGCCCCTTCCAGCGTCGATGGCTGGAAAGACTGGATTGGCGACCGGGCGGGTTATGAAGTCGATCTCAGGAAAGATAAAATAACGCTTACCGATCTCGACGAGTTAAGCAAGGCTGATGTCTCAGTCCTTCAGGCGGTATGGGATAAGTTCGGTCACATGCACAAGTATGATCTCAGCGACTATACCCACGATGAATGCCCTGAGTGGCAAGACCCAAAAGGCAGTAGTTTGCCCCTTCGCTATAAAGACGTATTTCAGGCTCTGGGGAAATCCCCGGAAGAAGCCGAAGAGCTTCAGGCTGAAATTTATTCCAAGCAATCAGTGGATGATATATTTGCCTCTTTATGA